A genomic segment from Papilio machaon chromosome 10, ilPapMach1.1, whole genome shotgun sequence encodes:
- the LOC123721299 gene encoding uncharacterized protein LOC123721299 — protein sequence MFASIVVIFVVSRVCAQEHGLSTAPPYNSQQFPFLDLFTGSSNYYPDIRKTYTDSGYYTSCPKPDTLASFASILSSAAKIILSAAIIMLVKLLAGKLLLLPIIVMIIAKLGLKALLLWPLISKMIKYFKKKRRKGMKSRIITDCSQRFACAIQKSSSAGWSSNVGTAVAFSLIDDIEEDSSFAKSILSALAGDKVAECMSMECSTGVDIS from the coding sequence ATGTTCGCCAGTATTGTAGTCATTTTTGTTGTTTCGCGTGTTTGTGCTCAGGAACATGGCCTGAGCACAGCTCCACCCTACAACTCCCAACAGTTTCCATTTCTGGATTTGTTCACGGGCTCTTCAAACTACTATCCCGATATACGAAAAACGTACACCGATTCCGGCTATTACACGTCGTGTCCGAAACCAGATACGCTCGCATCGTTTGCGAGCATTCTATCGAGTGCTGccaaaataatattgtcagCTGCAATTATAATGTTAGTGAAGTTATTAGCTGGAAAATTGTTATTACTCCCGATAATAGTTATGATTATTGCTAAATTGGGTTTGAAAGCGCTTTTACTGTGGCCGTTGATATCgaaaatgattaaatattttaaaaagaaaagaagaaaGGGAATGAAATCGAGAATTATAACTGATTGCTCACAAAGGTTCGCCTGTGCGATACAGAAGTCTTCGTCGGCGGGATGGAGTAGTAATGTCGGTACCGCCGTCGCATTTTCCCTAATAGATGACATAGAAGAAGATAGTTCGTTCGCTAAAAGTATACTCAGCGCATTAGCAGGCGACAAGGTCGCGGAATGTATGTCAATGGAATGCAGTACTGGAGTGGATATTAGCTGA
- the LOC106707618 gene encoding uncharacterized protein LOC106707618 translates to MPKCRACGKYTANADCIRCAKCTNVYHRGCSGVPAGSTTLGFACPSCKAKPTDDISAESSSPGEEVIVPGKGKADHTRMLFELIQEVKGLRTDLKDTRNEIKQFKEDLQACCSRISSIEEKVHEVEKKLETKTFANDHLESTVADLRLQLNERDQELLLNDIEIAGLPEERSENALHLASVVAVKLGLTLEERDIVHAERRGAVRRNRGEGEGASQQPRPLVVRLARRAQRDAMLRAARVRRGLSTADMNLAGTVRKVYVNEHLTRNNRQLFGKTREAASRAQWRYVWTKGGQVFTRKDDGKVVERIRTEGDINKIFGQ, encoded by the coding sequence ATGCCGAAGTGCCGTGCGTGTGGTAAATATACGGCTAACGCTGATTGTATACGATGTGCCAAGTGTACAAATGTGTATCACCGCGGCTGCAGCGGCGTACCCGCCGGGTCTACTACCCTAGGGTTCGCTTGCCCGAGCTGTAAGGCTAAACCCACGGATGATATCTCGGCGGAAAGCTCCAGCCCCGGTGAAGAGGTAATAGTCCCCGGAAAGGGCAAGGCTGATCATACCCGTATGCTTTTCGAACTCATCCAAGAGGTGAAGGGTCTTAGAACCGACCTGAAAGATACAAGAAATGAGATAAAACAGTTCAAGGAGGATCTACAAGCGTGCTGCAGTCGAATAAGTTCAATCGAGGAAAAGGTTCACGAGGTTGAAAAAAAACTCGAGACAAAAACATTCGCCAATGATCACCTCGAGAGTACGGTAGCCGACCTGAGGTTGCAATTGAATGAACGTGACCAAGAGTTGCTGTTAAACGATATCGAAATAGCTGGACTGCCAGAGGAGAGGAGCGAGAACGCCCTTCATCTCGCCAGCGTTGTCGCTGTAAAGCTTGGGCTAACACTGGAGGAGCGCGACATCGTGCACGCGGAACGGCGGGGAGCCGTGCGGCGCAACCGTGGCGAGGGCGAGGGCGCGTCGCAGCAGCCGCGACCGCTGGTCGTACGGCTGGCACGCCGCGCGCAGCGCGACGCCATGCTGCGCGCCGCACGTGTCCGCCGCGGCCTCTCCACTGCTGACATGAACCTCGCTGGAACGGTCAGGAAAGTTTACGTCAACGAACACCTCACGCGCAACAACCGGCAACTGTTCGGTAAGACCCGCGAGGCTGCTTCCCGTGCACAATGGAGGTACGTGTGGACAAAAGGTGGACAGGTATTTACAAGGAAGGATGATGGTAAGGTCGTAGAACGCATTCGCACCGAAGgagatataaacaaaatttttggtCAATAA